The following coding sequences are from one Veillonella rodentium window:
- a CDS encoding molybdopterin molybdotransferase MoeA, which translates to MAVVTVEEALQLWDEALQTQVYKVETIDVQAAKGYVLAQDIIAPTDVPAFSKSAMDGYAVAYEAGRKEYIVDGIIGAGVVWENPVESGHAVRIMTGAAIPHTCDTVIMQEQVVGIGEPHTTITIQGGYHCGDHIIPQGEECVAGTIVIPQGTEITSTVQTILTGLGITEISVNAMPRVLVLTSGHEVIEPGESLTPGKIYNSNRAMICGLLEDLGFHKITHYHVSDAPEELDSEINHVLKLSEAADVIISSGGVSVGLFDTMPLIYEKLGAKSIYARIQMRPGAASYGAVTPKGQIIFGLSGNPGAAFNGWHLIVAPTLRRYKGLTNWTTPVVACVMDTEIFKRNAFDRYVQGKVIFGGGAPRFVANRHFNSSSMLGLYTVNALACIPRGIHEVHPGDTFDVYLLGLLPAV; encoded by the coding sequence ATGGCCGTCGTTACTGTCGAGGAGGCTCTCCAATTATGGGATGAGGCCTTACAAACGCAAGTTTATAAAGTAGAAACGATTGATGTTCAGGCTGCAAAGGGCTATGTATTGGCTCAAGATATTATAGCCCCCACAGACGTACCGGCCTTTTCAAAATCTGCTATGGACGGATATGCCGTTGCCTATGAAGCAGGACGTAAAGAATATATCGTTGACGGTATTATCGGGGCCGGTGTCGTGTGGGAGAATCCTGTCGAGTCCGGTCATGCGGTACGTATTATGACGGGGGCAGCAATACCTCATACATGTGATACGGTTATCATGCAGGAGCAGGTAGTCGGCATAGGTGAACCGCACACAACGATTACGATTCAAGGCGGATATCATTGTGGTGATCACATCATCCCGCAAGGTGAGGAGTGTGTTGCCGGTACTATTGTGATTCCGCAGGGGACGGAGATAACATCTACGGTACAGACCATTTTGACGGGGCTGGGTATTACCGAAATATCTGTTAATGCAATGCCTCGTGTGCTGGTGCTTACCTCCGGTCATGAGGTTATTGAGCCCGGTGAAAGTTTAACACCCGGTAAAATTTACAACTCTAATCGAGCTATGATATGCGGGTTACTGGAGGACTTAGGCTTTCACAAGATAACCCACTATCACGTCAGTGATGCTCCGGAGGAACTGGACTCTGAAATCAATCATGTGTTGAAACTTAGTGAAGCTGCTGATGTTATCATCAGTTCCGGCGGTGTATCGGTAGGCCTTTTCGATACGATGCCTCTAATTTATGAAAAGTTAGGGGCTAAATCTATCTATGCCCGTATTCAGATGCGCCCGGGTGCGGCATCCTATGGTGCCGTTACACCGAAGGGACAGATCATTTTTGGCTTATCTGGCAATCCAGGTGCTGCTTTTAATGGATGGCATCTAATCGTAGCGCCCACATTGAGGCGTTATAAAGGGTTGACTAACTGGACGACTCCGGTGGTGGCTTGCGTAATGGATACGGAAATCTTTAAACGTAATGCCTTTGATCGCTATGTACAGGGAAAAGTGATATTCGGCGGTGGGGCTCCACGATTTGTGGCCAACCGTCACTTTAATAGTAGCAGCATGTTAGGGCTATATACTGTTAATGCGTTGGCATGTATTCCGCGAGGTATACACGAAGTGCACCCTGGTGATACCTTTGATGTCTACCTATTAGGCCTGCTGCCTGCGGTTTAA
- a CDS encoding molybdopterin-guanine dinucleotide biosynthesis protein MobB — translation MSELGLIILAGGLSTRMGRPKALLPWVNGESLISHALRKGLDADVKDIIISVGDDDRLGLAIQTHIIDTLSNNEKEKVSIVRDSVGRCGPLGGLYSALSVGASPAYAVMAVDMPFMDVSLYYEWLYDLDEDNWNAIVPIGCSGQREPMAGIYRPSIAPLLQSVIAGDDVSLHHAVDIIGAVELVDAQDQNHALRNVNRFEDYQWARALAENEFRRVPLISVVASKRKTGKTTVVTRLVSELQQMGLSVGVVKSDKHGFQMDHEGTDTDLAYKAGADAVAIAGPAETAIRIRTKEQLNLYEISQFMPVDIVILESRFQGIAPIIEVTREGHTETLISDSMDRVGTIEIGKLDRDVPELVRHIQEMMRSLDGRRYCRGGSPIMG, via the coding sequence GTGAGTGAGTTAGGTTTAATTATTTTAGCCGGCGGTTTGAGTACGAGGATGGGGCGACCTAAGGCTTTGTTACCGTGGGTTAATGGTGAAAGTCTCATTTCACATGCTTTGCGCAAAGGGTTAGATGCGGATGTGAAAGATATCATAATTTCCGTCGGTGATGATGATCGATTAGGACTTGCCATTCAAACTCATATCATCGACACGTTATCGAACAATGAAAAAGAAAAAGTTTCTATTGTTCGGGATTCTGTGGGGCGCTGCGGTCCGTTGGGCGGTCTTTATAGTGCCTTGTCCGTCGGGGCGAGCCCTGCCTATGCGGTGATGGCTGTAGACATGCCGTTTATGGATGTATCTTTATATTATGAATGGCTGTATGACCTCGACGAAGATAATTGGAATGCCATTGTTCCGATCGGCTGTAGCGGTCAACGTGAGCCTATGGCGGGCATATACAGACCGTCTATTGCACCTTTATTGCAGTCCGTTATCGCCGGAGATGATGTCTCTTTACATCATGCTGTCGATATAATCGGAGCCGTGGAATTAGTTGATGCACAGGATCAGAATCATGCATTGCGAAATGTAAACCGATTTGAAGATTATCAATGGGCTCGAGCTTTAGCCGAAAATGAATTTCGTCGCGTACCTTTAATTAGTGTGGTCGCATCAAAACGTAAAACAGGTAAGACTACCGTTGTGACGCGTCTTGTATCTGAGTTACAACAGATGGGGTTATCCGTTGGTGTTGTTAAAAGTGATAAGCACGGCTTTCAGATGGATCATGAAGGAACAGATACAGACCTTGCGTATAAAGCCGGGGCTGATGCAGTTGCTATCGCAGGACCCGCTGAAACAGCGATTCGCATACGCACAAAAGAACAATTGAACCTGTATGAAATATCACAGTTTATGCCTGTGGATATAGTTATACTAGAATCACGGTTTCAAGGGATTGCCCCTATTATAGAGGTTACCCGGGAGGGACATACGGAAACGCTTATCTCGGATTCCATGGACCGAGTGGGGACGATAGAAATTGGCAAGTTAGATCGAGACGTACCTGAACTGGTACGTCACATACAGGAAATGATGAGGAGTTTAGATGGCCGTCGTTACTGTCGAGGAGGCTCTCCAATTATGGGATGA
- a CDS encoding SLC13 family permease: protein MDYSIMVTLGFLVFAIVMFAMERIPLSITAMIVAVGLHFAGVLTAAEAFKGFVDSNVILFMAMFIIGAAFFETGVAVDVGNIVNKFAKNETILIIAIMMLTGIMSGFLSNTGTAAVMIPVVIGICKKGGFNQTKFLMPIVFAAAMGGNISMIGSPGNMIANSNLQEAGLGSFDFFAYGEVGLPMLIVGTLFYAFIGKRFLPEVPTREPDANYQKNADFSHVPAWKKWTAGLVLVLTIAAMIFEKQIGVSLAVSAWVGALVIVATGVITETEAVKSIDMKTILLFAGSLALGTAMVKSGTGAFIANLIVDGLGETPNPLALLAVLFFLSVFMTNFMSNTADVALLAPIGLSLASQLGFDPKAILVAIVISSSLAYATPIGMPANTMVYNVAGYSFKDFVKAGLPLILVSAVVSLILLPILFPFNP from the coding sequence ATGGATTACAGTATTATGGTCACATTGGGATTCCTAGTATTTGCCATCGTAATGTTTGCGATGGAGCGAATCCCGTTGTCCATTACAGCTATGATTGTGGCTGTCGGCTTACATTTTGCCGGTGTATTGACTGCAGCAGAAGCATTCAAAGGCTTTGTTGACTCTAATGTCATTTTATTTATGGCGATGTTTATTATTGGTGCTGCCTTCTTTGAAACAGGTGTAGCCGTTGACGTAGGTAACATTGTAAATAAATTTGCTAAAAATGAAACAATTCTTATTATTGCTATTATGATGCTTACAGGTATCATGTCAGGGTTCTTGTCCAATACAGGCACTGCGGCTGTTATGATTCCTGTTGTTATCGGTATCTGTAAAAAGGGCGGCTTCAACCAGACTAAATTCTTGATGCCAATCGTTTTTGCCGCTGCTATGGGCGGGAATATCTCTATGATCGGTTCCCCGGGTAATATGATCGCTAACTCCAACTTGCAGGAAGCGGGGCTCGGATCCTTCGATTTCTTCGCATACGGTGAAGTAGGCTTACCGATGCTAATCGTAGGTACTCTTTTCTACGCGTTCATCGGTAAACGGTTCTTGCCGGAAGTGCCGACTCGTGAACCGGATGCAAATTATCAGAAGAACGCTGATTTCAGTCATGTTCCAGCTTGGAAAAAATGGACTGCCGGCCTGGTGCTTGTGTTGACGATTGCGGCTATGATTTTTGAAAAACAGATCGGCGTATCCTTGGCTGTCAGCGCCTGGGTAGGTGCTCTTGTTATCGTAGCGACCGGTGTTATTACGGAAACAGAAGCTGTTAAATCCATCGACATGAAGACGATCCTTTTATTCGCGGGATCGTTGGCGCTCGGTACAGCGATGGTTAAATCCGGCACAGGTGCATTCATTGCAAACCTTATCGTTGATGGTTTAGGGGAAACTCCAAATCCATTGGCTTTGTTGGCGGTATTATTCTTCTTGTCCGTATTTATGACAAACTTTATGTCCAATACGGCGGACGTTGCGTTGTTGGCACCGATCGGCTTGTCGTTGGCATCTCAATTGGGCTTCGACCCTAAGGCAATCCTCGTAGCCATCGTTATTTCCAGTTCTCTTGCATATGCGACACCAATCGGTATGCCGGCGAATACAATGGTTTATAACGTAGCCGGATATAGCTTTAAGGACTTTGTGAAAGCAGGCTTACCATTGATTTTGGTATCCGCTGTTGTGTCCTTAATTCTATTGCCTATTTTATTCCCGTTTAACCCATAA
- a CDS encoding cupin domain-containing protein, with protein sequence MSKTFTKNIPVNEILHLADILEYKAGQVISITIAQNERLSITLFALPKGEEISTHVTVGDAIVQILDGEAHIVVGDTEHNVKTGETLIMPSEVPHSLDARENFKMLLTVVK encoded by the coding sequence ATGAGCAAGACTTTTACAAAAAATATTCCTGTTAACGAAATTTTACATTTAGCAGATATATTAGAATATAAGGCCGGTCAAGTTATCAGTATTACCATCGCTCAAAATGAACGCCTCAGCATTACATTATTTGCATTGCCGAAGGGGGAAGAAATTTCTACGCATGTAACGGTGGGAGATGCCATTGTGCAAATCCTCGATGGAGAAGCACATATCGTTGTCGGCGATACGGAACACAATGTAAAGACCGGAGAAACATTAATCATGCCGTCTGAAGTGCCTCATAGCCTTGATGCTCGTGAAAACTTCAAGATGTTGTTGACCGTAGTTAAATAA
- the thiT gene encoding energy-coupled thiamine transporter ThiT: MGQSKTRMLAEAGVAIAIAQVLSFITIFHMPQGGSIKAASLVPLMIFAYRWGGARGIFAGVVYGILHFILGFKSSVHYLSIILDYVVAYGAIGVCGYFKDSFTGLISGSVAAIALRWVASVTSGAVVFASYAPQGQNPWMYSMVYNASYMVPDGIINIVVLLFIYQGVKRGLKRRE; this comes from the coding sequence ATGGGTCAGTCTAAAACGCGTATGCTTGCCGAAGCCGGTGTAGCTATCGCCATTGCGCAAGTCTTATCATTTATTACGATTTTCCACATGCCTCAAGGGGGCTCCATAAAGGCTGCGTCCTTGGTACCGCTCATGATTTTTGCGTATCGCTGGGGCGGGGCGCGAGGTATCTTTGCCGGCGTCGTGTACGGTATTTTGCATTTTATTTTGGGATTCAAGTCATCTGTGCATTATTTGAGTATTATTTTGGATTATGTGGTTGCTTACGGTGCCATCGGTGTATGCGGTTATTTTAAGGATTCTTTTACAGGTCTCATCAGCGGTTCCGTCGCGGCTATCGCATTGCGCTGGGTGGCATCGGTTACGAGCGGTGCTGTCGTATTTGCCAGCTATGCGCCACAAGGGCAGAATCCATGGATGTATTCCATGGTATACAATGCATCCTATATGGTGCCGGACGGTATCATCAATATCGTTGTTTTATTGTTTATATACCAAGGGGTAAAACGAGGGTTAAAACGTCGTGAGTGA
- a CDS encoding SLC13 family permease — MDTSVMITLGFLVFAIVMFAWEKIPLSITAMIVAVGLHLSGVLSAKDAFAGFVDQNVLLFMGMFIIGAAFFETGVAVEVGNVVNKFAKTETSLLVAVMMITGIMSGFLSNTGTAAVLIPVIIGICKKSGFKQTKLLMPLVFAAAMGGNISLIGAPGNMIAQSGLQQAGLGAFGFFDYGLVGLPMLIIGTIFYATIGKRFLPDAPSHKPDGAFEGNDDYSHVPSWKKWAAAIVLILTIAAMIFEKQLGVKLYVSAWIGALVLVATNVISETAAVKSIDMKTIMLFAGSMALGDAMVKTGTGAVIADIIVNSLGASPSPIIVLIVLFVLGVFMTNFMSNTATCALLVPIGLSLASQLGFDPKAVLAAIVIASSLAYATPIGMPANTMVYNIAGYSFVDYVKAGLPLILVSSIVALILLPLLFPF; from the coding sequence ATGGATACGAGTGTAATGATAACGCTTGGCTTTTTAGTATTCGCCATCGTCATGTTTGCATGGGAGAAAATCCCGTTGTCAATTACTGCTATGATTGTAGCTGTTGGATTACATTTGAGCGGTGTTTTATCTGCCAAAGATGCATTTGCAGGCTTTGTAGATCAAAATGTATTGCTCTTTATGGGGATGTTCATTATTGGTGCAGCTTTTTTTGAAACCGGTGTTGCTGTAGAGGTAGGGAATGTAGTTAATAAATTTGCAAAGACAGAGACATCTCTGCTTGTAGCGGTTATGATGATCACCGGCATTATGTCAGGCTTTCTATCCAATACAGGGACTGCGGCAGTTTTAATTCCCGTTATTATCGGTATTTGTAAAAAGAGTGGCTTTAAGCAAACGAAATTATTGATGCCGTTGGTATTTGCAGCTGCTATGGGCGGTAATATTTCTCTTATCGGTGCGCCTGGTAATATGATTGCTCAATCAGGCTTGCAACAAGCTGGGTTGGGGGCCTTTGGTTTCTTTGATTATGGACTTGTAGGATTGCCAATGCTCATAATTGGTACTATATTCTATGCGACTATCGGCAAACGGTTCTTGCCTGATGCACCAAGTCATAAACCTGACGGTGCTTTTGAAGGTAATGATGACTATAGCCATGTACCGTCTTGGAAAAAGTGGGCGGCTGCGATTGTTTTAATCTTAACCATTGCAGCTATGATTTTTGAAAAACAATTAGGTGTTAAATTGTATGTCAGCGCTTGGATAGGTGCTCTTGTACTTGTAGCGACTAATGTTATCAGTGAAACGGCTGCTGTAAAATCCATTGATATGAAAACCATAATGCTATTTGCCGGCTCTATGGCGTTGGGCGATGCGATGGTTAAGACCGGAACCGGTGCGGTGATTGCCGATATTATTGTTAACAGTCTAGGAGCAAGTCCATCTCCAATTATTGTGTTAATCGTTTTATTCGTGTTGGGTGTGTTTATGACTAATTTTATGTCTAATACGGCAACATGTGCATTATTAGTACCTATTGGACTAAGTTTAGCTTCTCAACTTGGGTTTGATCCAAAGGCGGTATTAGCCGCTATCGTTATTGCCAGCTCGTTAGCATATGCGACACCAATCGGTATGCCTGCAAATACGATGGTATATAATATTGCCGGCTATAGTTTTGTGGATTATGTGAAAGCCGGATTACCGCTTATACTCGTTTCTAGCATTGTGGCACTTATTTTACTACCTTTATTATTCCCTTTTTAA
- the ttdA gene encoding L(+)-tartrate dehydratase subunit alpha, translated as MSTKEQQVQEMTDVMAKFIAYMAKKLPDDVEAKIKELAADEKNPLAKTIYETMHKNMDLAYELNRPSCQDTGVLQFWVKVGSNYPLIGELEEILREATYKATQDAPLRHNCVETFDEFNTGKNIGRTAPYITWDIIPDRDDVEIFPYMAGGGCSLPGSGKTLMPGEGYEGVAKFVLDLMTSYGLNACPPLLVGVGIATSIDTAATMSKKALMRPVSSKAENEKAAYMEQLLEDGINALHLGPQGMGGDKSVMGVNIEHGSRHPSVISVAVNVGCWNHRRGHMVFDKDGKYEILSHKGVTF; from the coding sequence ATGAGTACGAAAGAACAACAAGTGCAAGAGATGACAGATGTCATGGCAAAATTCATTGCTTATATGGCAAAAAAATTACCAGATGATGTGGAAGCAAAAATTAAAGAACTCGCAGCAGATGAAAAAAATCCGTTAGCGAAAACAATTTATGAAACAATGCATAAAAATATGGATTTGGCTTATGAGTTAAATCGTCCATCCTGCCAGGATACAGGCGTTTTACAGTTTTGGGTGAAGGTCGGTTCTAATTATCCATTGATTGGAGAATTAGAAGAAATCTTGCGTGAAGCTACATATAAAGCGACCCAAGATGCTCCATTGCGTCACAATTGTGTAGAAACCTTTGATGAGTTTAATACGGGAAAGAACATTGGCCGTACAGCACCTTATATAACATGGGACATCATTCCTGATCGTGATGATGTGGAAATCTTTCCATATATGGCCGGGGGCGGGTGCTCCTTACCTGGATCAGGGAAGACCTTGATGCCGGGTGAAGGTTACGAAGGTGTTGCTAAATTTGTATTGGATTTAATGACAAGCTATGGCCTTAATGCATGTCCTCCACTGCTCGTCGGCGTCGGTATTGCCACATCGATCGATACAGCGGCGACGATGTCTAAAAAAGCATTGATGCGGCCCGTATCCTCTAAAGCGGAAAATGAAAAAGCGGCATATATGGAACAACTGCTTGAAGACGGAATTAATGCATTGCATCTTGGGCCACAAGGCATGGGCGGTGATAAATCCGTTATGGGCGTAAACATCGAGCATGGCTCCCGCCATCCATCCGTAATCTCCGTAGCTGTAAACGTCGGCTGCTGGAACCATCGCCGCGGTCATATGGTATTTGATAAAGACGGTAAGTACGAAATTTTATCTCACAAAGGAGTGACATTCTAA
- a CDS encoding helix-turn-helix transcriptional regulator, with protein MEYFYYTYKHNHIDFSSHIYKVSTYHYNWHGETEILILLKGRIEMSCNSEVFTMEPLDTIIISPQVGHATLALEEDTTALVIHVGKEFFQGFDPNFGMYQFVVRSDESSRHNPFFTTLRHHAAMMMLLEVNGESPANRMWLEHHYMVLAGDVYSEVDAVKSVHIRSKPADMTAATFDEMIAYIDEHYQQKIELEDIAKVGGYNVNYTSQFFKRQLGVSFLEYLLRLRLREATVRLVNSEEAIVRIANRCGFPDIKAFNVAFKKHFHTTPSEYRKQARSIGRKTKLHNWKEMISTGDKDILDILNSFLPYRVNVVDADTSLEADKKLQSLKDKLKAIVEEL; from the coding sequence ATGGAATACTTTTACTATACATATAAACACAACCATATAGATTTCAGTAGCCACATATACAAGGTCAGTACATATCATTACAATTGGCATGGCGAAACTGAGATTCTTATCTTGTTAAAAGGGCGTATTGAGATGAGTTGTAATAGCGAAGTTTTTACGATGGAACCCCTCGATACAATTATAATTTCCCCTCAAGTCGGGCATGCTACGCTGGCCTTGGAGGAGGATACAACAGCCCTCGTTATTCACGTAGGTAAGGAGTTCTTCCAAGGCTTTGATCCGAATTTTGGCATGTATCAATTTGTGGTGCGTTCGGATGAAAGTAGTCGTCACAATCCGTTCTTTACAACTTTGCGTCATCATGCGGCGATGATGATGCTGTTGGAGGTTAATGGTGAAAGTCCTGCTAATCGCATGTGGCTTGAACATCATTACATGGTTTTGGCGGGGGATGTGTATAGTGAGGTTGATGCGGTAAAATCCGTGCATATCAGATCTAAACCGGCAGACATGACCGCGGCTACCTTCGATGAGATGATTGCTTATATTGATGAACACTATCAGCAGAAGATCGAATTAGAGGATATTGCAAAAGTAGGTGGGTATAATGTGAACTATACATCACAGTTCTTTAAACGCCAATTGGGTGTTTCCTTCCTTGAGTACTTATTGCGCCTAAGATTACGAGAAGCGACGGTACGTTTAGTCAATTCGGAAGAGGCGATAGTGCGTATTGCTAATCGCTGCGGATTTCCCGACATAAAAGCTTTTAACGTGGCCTTTAAAAAACATTTTCATACGACCCCGTCTGAATATCGTAAACAGGCAAGAAGCATCGGGCGGAAAACCAAATTACACAACTGGAAGGAAATGATTTCTACCGGAGATAAGGATATTCTGGATATATTAAATTCTTTTTTACCCTATCGAGTTAATGTTGTTGATGCAGATACTTCGTTGGAAGCAGATAAAAAGTTGCAATCTCTTAAGGATAAACTGAAAGCAATCGTAGAGGAATTATAG
- the ttdB gene encoding L(+)-tartrate dehydratase subunit beta has protein sequence MAKHILTTPIQASDLEGIKAGDIIYLNGHITTCRDVAHRRLVEYGRELPVDVRNGAILHAGPIVRDHGDDKFEMISVGPTTSMRMEKFEYEFVKQTGVRLIVGKGGMGPETARACKDFGALHCVFPAGNAVLAATEVEEIESANWRELGMPETLWTCRVKEFGPLIVSIDAEGNNYFENKKVEYNAKKDEVLEEIYKHVSFIK, from the coding sequence ATGGCTAAGCATATTTTGACAACACCGATTCAGGCATCTGATCTTGAGGGGATTAAAGCGGGGGATATTATTTACTTAAATGGTCACATCACAACGTGCCGTGATGTCGCTCATCGACGTCTCGTTGAATATGGTCGCGAGTTACCTGTAGATGTTCGTAACGGTGCCATCTTACATGCAGGTCCGATTGTGCGTGATCATGGTGATGATAAATTTGAAATGATTTCTGTAGGACCTACTACGTCCATGCGTATGGAAAAATTCGAGTACGAATTTGTAAAACAGACAGGTGTACGTCTCATTGTCGGCAAAGGCGGTATGGGTCCGGAAACTGCCCGTGCATGTAAGGACTTTGGTGCTCTTCACTGTGTATTCCCGGCCGGTAATGCGGTGCTTGCGGCTACAGAGGTAGAGGAAATTGAATCTGCTAACTGGCGTGAACTTGGTATGCCGGAAACATTATGGACTTGTCGCGTAAAGGAATTTGGCCCTCTCATCGTGTCTATCGATGCGGAAGGAAATAACTACTTTGAAAATAAAAAGGTAGAATACAATGCAAAGAAAGATGAAGTATTGGAAGAGATTTATAAGCACGTAAGCTTTATTAAATAA
- a CDS encoding formate--tetrahydrofolate ligase, producing MLSDIEIAQQSKMEKIQAIAGKCGLTADDIEQYGHYKAKISFDAIRRLESKPDGKLVLVTAITPTPAGEGKSTTSIGLVQGLQKIGKNAIATLREPSLGPVFGIKGGAAGGGYAQVVPMDDINLHFTGDMHAITAANNLLSAMIDNHIHQGNELQIDLRQLSWTRVLDMNDRALRNVTVALGGKVCGFPREDHFMITVASEIMAILCLAKDLEDLKERFGHIVIGCNLSGDPVYVHQLGCQGAMALLMKDAIKPNLVQTLEHTPAIVHGGPFANIAHGCNSIVATKLGLKLGDIVVTEAGFGADLGAEKFLDIKCRYGNIFPDTIVIVATLRALKMHGGVPKQELSTENVEAVIKGFSNLRKAIENMRFFNVPVLVAINKFASDTDAEIAELKHLCEEFGVPVELNECWEKGGNGGVDMAKKVVELLDGTKPSPKFVYDLEDSLEEKVGKIVRTIYGGDGVIFTDKAKKQIKQLADWGLDRLPVCMAKTQYSLSDNPALLGAPTGFSITVSDIRVANGAGFIVCRTGDVMVMPGLPKRPAALNMDIEADGTIKGLY from the coding sequence ATGTTAAGCGACATTGAAATTGCCCAACAAAGTAAGATGGAAAAAATTCAGGCCATAGCTGGTAAGTGCGGTCTTACCGCTGATGACATTGAACAATATGGCCATTATAAGGCGAAAATCTCTTTTGACGCCATTCGTCGACTTGAGTCGAAACCGGACGGAAAGCTTGTTCTCGTGACGGCTATCACACCGACGCCGGCGGGGGAAGGCAAGTCCACGACGAGCATCGGTCTTGTACAGGGATTACAAAAAATCGGTAAAAATGCGATTGCTACGTTGCGCGAACCGTCGTTAGGACCTGTATTCGGTATCAAAGGCGGTGCGGCAGGCGGCGGTTATGCACAGGTTGTACCTATGGATGACATCAATCTGCATTTTACCGGTGATATGCATGCTATTACAGCGGCAAACAATTTGTTGTCCGCTATGATTGACAATCATATTCATCAAGGTAATGAACTGCAAATCGATTTGCGTCAACTGTCCTGGACGCGTGTTCTCGATATGAATGATCGGGCGCTACGCAATGTAACGGTCGCTCTTGGTGGAAAGGTGTGCGGATTTCCGCGGGAAGATCATTTTATGATTACCGTTGCCTCTGAAATCATGGCGATTTTATGTCTCGCAAAGGATTTAGAGGATTTAAAAGAACGGTTTGGACACATTGTTATCGGCTGCAATTTGTCGGGAGACCCCGTATATGTTCATCAATTAGGTTGTCAGGGCGCAATGGCACTATTGATGAAGGACGCTATCAAACCGAACCTTGTACAAACCTTGGAGCATACGCCGGCCATTGTTCACGGCGGACCGTTTGCGAATATTGCACATGGGTGTAATTCCATAGTAGCGACGAAGTTAGGCCTCAAATTGGGGGATATCGTTGTTACGGAGGCCGGTTTCGGTGCTGACTTGGGGGCGGAAAAATTCCTCGATATTAAATGCCGCTATGGTAATATTTTTCCGGATACGATTGTTATCGTTGCCACTTTGCGGGCATTAAAGATGCATGGCGGAGTACCGAAACAAGAGTTGAGTACGGAAAATGTGGAGGCTGTAATAAAAGGTTTCAGTAACTTACGTAAAGCCATCGAAAATATGCGCTTTTTCAATGTTCCTGTGCTAGTGGCCATCAATAAATTTGCCAGCGATACGGATGCGGAGATTGCGGAACTCAAACACTTATGTGAAGAATTCGGCGTCCCTGTAGAACTCAATGAATGTTGGGAAAAGGGTGGTAACGGCGGAGTCGATATGGCGAAGAAGGTCGTAGAATTATTGGACGGGACTAAACCAAGTCCTAAATTTGTATATGATTTAGAGGATTCCTTAGAAGAAAAAGTCGGTAAAATAGTACGTACCATTTATGGTGGCGATGGTGTCATCTTTACGGATAAGGCGAAAAAACAAATTAAGCAGCTTGCCGATTGGGGCCTTGATCGATTGCCCGTATGTATGGCAAAGACTCAGTACTCTTTATCGGATAATCCGGCACTTTTAGGGGCACCGACCGGTTTTTCTATTACCGTATCGGATATTCGCGTTGCCAATGGTGCGGGCTTTATTGTATGCCGCACCGGAGATGTAATGGTCATGCCGGGACTGCCTAAACGGCCGGCAGCGCTTAATATGGATATTGAGGCGGACGGAACGATTAAAGGTTTGTATTGA